In a genomic window of Shouchella clausii:
- the lexA gene encoding transcriptional repressor LexA: protein MSKLSKRQEEILAYIKDEVKKKGYPPSVREIGEAVGLASSSTVHGHLARLEKKGYIRRDPTKPRAIEVLSLGFDNDTFVKKETASFIPVIGKVTAGVPITAVENVEDYLPLPDHLAAYDNTYALVIQGESMIEAGIYDGDQVIVRQQQTADNGDIIVAMTEDNEATVKRFFREKDYIRLQPENSSMEPIILENCTILGKVIGVFRTIH from the coding sequence ATGTCGAAATTATCGAAGCGCCAAGAAGAAATTTTGGCGTACATAAAAGATGAAGTAAAGAAAAAAGGGTACCCGCCGTCCGTCCGGGAAATTGGTGAAGCTGTTGGGCTTGCTTCAAGTTCCACCGTACACGGCCACTTGGCCAGACTAGAAAAAAAAGGCTACATTCGCCGCGATCCTACTAAACCGCGGGCGATTGAAGTCCTTTCTCTCGGATTTGATAATGATACATTTGTCAAAAAAGAGACAGCAAGCTTTATTCCGGTAATCGGAAAAGTTACCGCAGGTGTGCCAATTACTGCTGTTGAAAACGTCGAAGATTACTTGCCACTCCCCGACCACCTTGCCGCTTACGACAATACGTATGCGCTTGTCATTCAAGGGGAAAGCATGATTGAAGCAGGTATTTACGATGGAGACCAAGTGATCGTACGGCAACAGCAAACAGCCGATAATGGCGATATTATTGTAGCCATGACAGAAGATAATGAAGCAACAGTAAAACGGTTTTTCCGGGAAAAGGACTACATTCGTCTCCAACCAGAGAATTCTTCAATGGAACCAATTATCCTTGAAAACTGTACGATTCTCGGCAAAGTCATCGGAGTGTTCCGCACGATCCACTAA
- a CDS encoding YneB family resolvase-like protein: MAENGQKQQAAIYCRVSTTKENQTSSLERQEKELVELARTNGIDVHTVFKEQASGYSLERDCLLALLDLCKEGIVSCLLITDDTRLGRGKTKIALLYQLKKYGVTIYTAHHQGELVLSEADEMVLEIVGIVEEYQRKLHNLKIKRGMRTAVASGYRPEQNLSKKRGGGRYELDLPVEEIVRLRDRGLTFYEIALTLKGMGVDCSKATVHRRYQKYIKEKNA, from the coding sequence TTGGCGGAAAATGGACAAAAACAACAGGCGGCTATCTATTGCCGGGTGAGCACAACGAAAGAAAACCAAACCAGTTCTTTAGAGCGGCAAGAAAAAGAACTGGTCGAATTGGCAAGGACAAATGGCATAGATGTACACACTGTTTTTAAAGAACAGGCGAGCGGCTATAGCCTGGAACGGGATTGCCTCCTTGCTTTATTGGATTTATGTAAAGAAGGGATTGTCTCTTGTTTGCTTATTACGGATGATACTCGTCTAGGTAGAGGAAAAACAAAAATTGCGCTCTTGTACCAATTGAAAAAATATGGCGTTACCATTTATACAGCCCATCATCAAGGGGAGCTTGTATTGTCTGAAGCGGATGAAATGGTGCTGGAAATTGTCGGTATAGTAGAAGAATACCAACGAAAACTACATAATTTAAAAATTAAACGGGGAATGAGGACGGCAGTAGCTAGTGGATACCGGCCAGAGCAGAACTTGTCTAAAAAACGAGGCGGCGGCCGCTACGAGCTCGATTTACCAGTGGAAGAGATTGTCAGGCTCCGTGACCGGGGGCTGACTTTTTATGAAATCGCCTTAACTTTAAAAGGGATGGGCGTTGATTGTTCAAAAGCGACTGTTCACCGCCGTTATCAAAAATACATAAAAGAAAAAAACGCATAA
- a CDS encoding DUF896 domain-containing protein — MLSKEKLDRINELSKLAKTVGLTKKQAMEQKALRNEYLSAFRSSFTDHLHTVKVVDAKGNDVTPQKLKDSKAQKHKRLH; from the coding sequence ATGTTGTCAAAAGAAAAACTTGATCGCATCAATGAATTGTCAAAGCTAGCAAAAACAGTTGGTTTGACAAAAAAACAAGCAATGGAACAAAAAGCGCTCCGCAACGAATATTTGTCGGCTTTCCGCTCGTCGTTTACGGACCATCTCCATACTGTAAAAGTCGTCGACGCGAAAGGAAATGACGTGACACCACAAAAATTAAAGGATAGCAAGGCGCAAAAACATAAACGATTGCATTAA